A single window of Tamandua tetradactyla isolate mTamTet1 chromosome 25, mTamTet1.pri, whole genome shotgun sequence DNA harbors:
- the MTFR2 gene encoding mitochondrial fission regulator 2 produces MSLLLNILREMLEYFGVPIDQILSVWENKEYGSARSIVRIIGKILPLEPCPRPNFELIPFLSSVDSENCGSTVPSFADVMCVANDGDAHYLRFRNSIWKNEEQTADIFHPLQLVCDPSPLALKWDERLENDLPVSEAAIKKIAALEDELTFLRSQIAAIVEIQELKNSSFDLNDWPSGLDQMLSSGTPQLRVEPDQFPSSVLPAAAPAPPPAPPPPPPPPPPPPPPPPPPPPLSPHRPPCPPPSIQPGARIYDSENSAAGMEKQHPGARNTSYNHYLKNQRNKDVPNMLDVLKDMNKVKLRAIDRSPGGRPICKKRRHSSHWDPVSLISHALKKKFAFQEDDSFEKENRSWESSPFSSPETSRFGHHVSQSGQ; encoded by the exons ATGTCTCTCTTACTGAATATCTTAAGAGAGATGCTGGAATATTTTGGTGTTCCCATAGACCAG ATTTTGTCAGTTTGGGAAAATAAAGAATATGGATCAGCTCGAAGTATTGTTCGTATTATTGGGAAAATTCTTCCTTTAGAACCTTGTCCAAGGCCTAATTTTGAG tTGATCCCGTTCTTGAGCTCTGTAGACTCTGAGAACTGTGGCTCTACAGTTCCGTCCTTTGCTGATGTTATGTGTGTGGCGAATGATGGAGACGCCCATTATCTCAGATTTCG AaatagtatatggaaaaatgaaGAACAGACTGCTGACATTTTCCATCCTTTGCAGCTAGTTTGTGATCCGTCACCCCTTGCTCTGAAATGGGACGAACGATTGGAAAATGATCTGCCTGTAAGTGAAgctgcaataaaaaaaatagctGCCCTTGAAGATGAGCTCACTTTTCTTCGCTCCCAGATTGCTGCGATTGTGGAAatacaggaactgaaaaaca GCTCCTTTGACTTGAATGACTGGCCTAGTGGTTTGGACCAAATGCTGTCGTCAGGGACTCCTCAACTGAGAGTGGAGCCAGATCAGTTTCCAAGTTCAGTGCTtcctgctgctgctcctgctcctcctcctgctcctcctcctcctcctcctcctcctcctcctcctcctcctcctccgcctcctcctcctccactgtCTCCTCACCGTCCTCCATGTCCTCCTCCTTCCATACAACCAGGAGCTAGGATTTATGACTCGGAAAATTCAGCAGCTGGCATGGAAAAACAGCACCCAGGTGCCAGGAACACCAGTTataaccattatttaaaaaaccaGAGAAATAAAGATGTTCCTAACATGTTGGATGTTCTAAAGGATATGAATAAGGTTAAACTTCGAGCTATTGATCG GTCACCTGGAGGCAGACCCATTTGTAAGAAGAGAAGGCACAGCTCACACTGGGACCCCGTGTCTTTAATATCCCATGCCCTGAAAAAGAAATTTGCCTTCCAAGAAGATGATTCCTTCGAGAAAGAAAATAGGTCTTGGGAGTCTTCTCCATTTTCTAGTCCAGAAACTTCAAGG